A portion of the Mesobacillus sp. AQ2 genome contains these proteins:
- the yycH gene encoding two-component system activity regulator YycH has translation MTYENIKTVILTFLVALSGFLTWNIWTYQPAYELVNNQRTVEEVNIATQKELKKIVKPHQVIYHVGGKQFGSVDNAYIDGVIGVIAKWKYFDVEKYPGRVTEFNEKIVQGDNTEIIFPDEVPIELYKRVLNINEKDIPKFDFDRIIINSETQQKQEGIVYFYSQKNQEVYVSNVSPTYINDFTDKFYESARRLTPYFLYTVSDIKKIYLPTEKVEMVMHTYYQNPLDSDLFKEALFTDPSFVQRSVVDGIEEYTDDASKMIVDTQTNMINYVNPVRSGDSVIGTNNVLQKSIEFVNEHGGWTESYRYVYKDDFSQNVLFRLYSKEGYPVFNQIGMSEIYQQWRQSEISRYVRPGFHLELPLNPEVVTKTLPSGYQALDYLQRKKDFKPSLLQNMMPGYYMTQGPENSVILLEPGWFYLYDQEWRQLIWEEELNNGLE, from the coding sequence ATGACATATGAAAATATAAAAACTGTTATTTTAACATTTCTCGTAGCATTAAGTGGTTTTTTAACATGGAATATCTGGACTTATCAGCCGGCCTATGAGCTAGTCAATAATCAAAGGACGGTAGAAGAAGTGAATATAGCCACTCAGAAGGAACTGAAGAAAATAGTCAAGCCACATCAGGTTATTTATCATGTGGGAGGCAAGCAGTTTGGTTCTGTGGATAATGCTTATATTGATGGGGTTATTGGTGTTATTGCAAAGTGGAAGTATTTTGATGTCGAAAAGTATCCTGGACGGGTCACTGAATTTAATGAGAAAATCGTCCAGGGGGACAACACCGAAATAATTTTTCCAGATGAGGTGCCTATCGAACTCTATAAAAGGGTATTGAATATTAACGAAAAGGATATCCCGAAATTTGATTTCGACCGCATTATCATCAATTCCGAGACACAGCAAAAGCAGGAAGGAATTGTCTACTTTTATTCGCAAAAAAACCAGGAAGTCTATGTCAGCAATGTCAGTCCGACCTATATAAATGATTTTACTGACAAATTCTATGAGTCTGCCAGAAGGCTGACTCCGTATTTCCTTTATACGGTATCTGATATCAAGAAGATCTATTTACCAACTGAAAAAGTTGAGATGGTCATGCACACTTATTATCAAAATCCTCTGGATTCAGACCTGTTCAAAGAAGCTCTTTTCACGGATCCAAGCTTTGTACAGCGAAGCGTGGTGGATGGCATTGAGGAATATACCGATGATGCCAGCAAAATGATTGTGGATACGCAAACAAATATGATTAACTATGTGAATCCTGTCCGGAGTGGGGATTCGGTCATCGGTACGAACAATGTTTTACAGAAAAGCATTGAGTTTGTTAACGAGCATGGCGGCTGGACGGAATCGTACCGTTACGTGTATAAGGACGATTTTAGCCAGAATGTCCTTTTCCGTCTGTACAGCAAGGAAGGATATCCTGTGTTCAATCAGATCGGCATGTCGGAGATTTACCAGCAGTGGAGGCAATCGGAAATCAGCCGATATGTACGCCCTGGATTCCATCTGGAGCTCCCTTTAAACCCGGAAGTCGTAACGAAAACACTGCCATCCGGTTATCAGGCACTTGATTATCTTCAGCGAAAAAAAGATTTTAAACCTTCTTTGCTGCAGAATATGATGCCGGGTTACTATATGACGCAGGGGCCGGAGAATTCAGTGATTCTGCTTGAGCCAGGCTGGTTCTATCTGTACGACCAGGAATGGCGTCAGCTTATATGGGAGGAGGAATTGAATAATGGATTGGAGTAG
- a CDS encoding CxxH/CxxC protein, which produces MKYCCAEHVELALDEAVDEFEVAPQLTKIEAVDKSGFVCGYCGQPAVYIVANE; this is translated from the coding sequence ATGAAGTATTGCTGCGCTGAACATGTAGAGTTGGCACTGGATGAGGCAGTTGATGAGTTTGAAGTTGCGCCTCAATTAACGAAGATAGAGGCTGTTGATAAGTCAGGGTTTGTCTGTGGATACTGTGGACAACCTGCTGTATATATTGTGGCGAACGAATGA
- a CDS encoding MBL fold metallo-hydrolase — MSLHFSVLASGSTGNAIYVETEGQSFLVDAGLSGKQMEALFKQIGRDMKDLSGILVTHEHSDHIKGIGIVARKYKLPIYANEKTWKAMDGLIGEVPLDQKFSFDMESVKSFGGLDIESFGVSHDAAEPMFYVFHNDGKKLVLITDTGYVSDRMKGIITNADAYVFESNHDVQMLRMGRYPWSVKRRILSDYGHVSNEDAAVAMSEVAGDQTKRIYLAHLSKDNNMKDLARMSVAQTLEGKGIIVGEQFDLIDTDPKTPTPLTAI, encoded by the coding sequence ATGAGTTTGCATTTTAGTGTTCTCGCCAGCGGGAGTACGGGAAATGCGATCTATGTGGAGACGGAGGGCCAATCCTTTTTAGTAGATGCCGGATTGAGCGGCAAACAGATGGAGGCTTTATTCAAGCAAATCGGCCGCGATATGAAAGACCTCTCTGGAATATTAGTGACGCATGAACATAGCGATCATATAAAAGGCATAGGAATCGTTGCCCGTAAGTATAAACTGCCAATCTATGCGAATGAAAAAACGTGGAAAGCGATGGACGGATTGATTGGGGAAGTCCCGCTGGACCAGAAGTTTTCTTTTGACATGGAAAGTGTCAAATCATTCGGCGGATTGGACATCGAATCTTTTGGTGTTTCACACGACGCAGCAGAGCCGATGTTCTATGTGTTCCATAATGACGGAAAAAAATTGGTGCTGATTACCGATACAGGCTATGTCAGTGACAGGATGAAGGGAATCATCACGAATGCTGATGCTTACGTGTTCGAGAGCAACCATGATGTCCAGATGCTGCGGATGGGAAGGTATCCATGGAGCGTCAAGCGCCGGATCCTGAGCGATTATGGCCATGTTTCCAATGAGGATGCTGCAGTCGCAATGAGCGAAGTCGCAGGAGATCAAACCAAACGGATTTATCTTGCCCATTTGAGCAAGGATAACAATATGAAGGACCTTGCAAGGATGTCAGTCGCGCAAACGTTGGAGGGCAAGGGAATCATTGTAGGCGAACAGTTCGATTTGATTGACACGGATCCAAAGACTCCGACGCCTCTAACAGCCATTTAA
- the yycI gene encoding two-component system regulatory protein YycI, translated as MDWSRIKTIFILTFLVLDIYLVYQFMNTRDAAQYEIPREAPLEEKLKNDDISYGELPEAKNKEQYLSVRAKVFTTVETEKVKGQSITLGDGTSIEAKLEKPLKLTSKFQPAELSAFIKANIFAGEQYKFWSKNDEAGTITYYQEHDQKTFYYNSNAKLTFYFNEDLEVTSYKQTYLEIIDELSDAEELLPPLRALETLYKKGLLKPKSKITDFELGYSTLVSLTASHVVTPTWRIEVNGKENLFVHAFEGRVIPLTDGENKTE; from the coding sequence ATGGATTGGAGTAGGATCAAGACAATCTTTATTCTGACGTTCCTCGTCCTCGATATTTACCTTGTATATCAGTTCATGAATACGAGAGATGCAGCACAGTATGAAATCCCGAGGGAAGCGCCGCTTGAGGAAAAACTGAAGAATGATGATATCAGCTATGGTGAACTTCCTGAGGCGAAAAATAAAGAACAATATCTTAGTGTAAGGGCAAAGGTATTCACTACCGTGGAAACGGAGAAGGTCAAGGGACAGTCCATCACTCTCGGGGATGGTACATCAATTGAAGCCAAGCTCGAAAAGCCGTTGAAATTGACAAGCAAATTCCAGCCTGCTGAACTGTCTGCCTTTATAAAAGCGAATATTTTTGCCGGAGAGCAGTATAAGTTCTGGAGCAAAAATGATGAGGCCGGAACGATTACGTATTATCAGGAGCATGACCAAAAAACGTTTTATTATAACAGCAACGCCAAATTGACTTTCTATTTTAATGAAGATCTTGAAGTGACTTCGTACAAGCAGACCTATTTGGAAATCATTGATGAACTGTCGGATGCAGAGGAATTGCTGCCGCCGCTCAGAGCGCTGGAAACCCTTTATAAAAAAGGTTTGCTTAAGCCCAAAAGCAAAATTACCGATTTTGAACTGGGATATTCCACGCTGGTATCCCTGACAGCTTCCCATGTGGTGACACCTACGTGGAGAATTGAAGTCAACGGCAAGGAAAACCTGTTTGTACATGCATTCGAAGGTCGGGTCATCCCGTTGACAGACGGAGAAAATAAAACGGAGTGA
- a CDS encoding S1C family serine protease: MGYYDDQDYQGRYKPQNGRKGGFFWASLAGAVIGALLVIFSIPLLSNLDVLPYKIQLNNQSAVTDEQKSEDDKEDITAKKNVSIDVYSQITDAVDKAGDAVVGITNIQESTNFWGQTQEAGGTGSGVVYKKAGDKAYIVTNHHVVAEASELEVSLSDGTKIPAKLLGSDIWTDLAVLEVPAEQIKVVAEFGNSEKLKPGEPVIAIGNPLGLTFSGSVTQGIISGLERAIPVDVNQDGTPDWQAEVLQTDAAINPGNSGGALINIEGQVIGINSMKIAQSAVEGIGLSIPINYAAPIIDDLEKTGEVKRPFMGVELASVNEISSYHQQNTLKLPKEVNYGVAIRGVEPNFPADKAGLKEYDVIVEMDGEDIRDVVDLRKHLYNKKKVGDDMQVKYYRNGQLQETTMKLGGETL, from the coding sequence TTGGGTTATTACGATGATCAGGATTATCAAGGCAGGTATAAACCGCAAAACGGCAGGAAAGGCGGCTTTTTCTGGGCCAGCCTGGCAGGCGCAGTCATTGGGGCGTTATTGGTGATTTTCTCGATTCCCCTGTTATCGAACTTGGATGTGCTGCCATATAAGATTCAACTAAATAATCAATCAGCCGTAACAGATGAACAGAAGTCTGAAGACGATAAAGAAGATATTACTGCGAAAAAGAATGTTTCGATTGATGTTTATTCCCAGATTACCGATGCTGTCGACAAGGCCGGAGATGCGGTTGTAGGCATCACGAATATCCAGGAAAGCACAAACTTCTGGGGACAAACCCAGGAAGCAGGCGGAACAGGGTCCGGCGTGGTTTATAAAAAGGCAGGAGACAAAGCCTATATTGTCACGAATCACCATGTAGTAGCAGAGGCTTCTGAGCTTGAGGTCAGCCTTAGCGACGGGACAAAAATCCCAGCCAAACTTTTAGGAAGCGATATCTGGACGGATCTGGCGGTGTTGGAAGTGCCTGCGGAACAAATAAAGGTCGTAGCTGAGTTTGGGAATTCTGAGAAGCTGAAGCCTGGTGAACCCGTCATCGCCATCGGAAATCCGCTGGGCCTTACTTTTTCAGGATCCGTTACTCAGGGAATTATCTCAGGCCTGGAGCGGGCCATTCCGGTCGACGTCAACCAGGACGGGACACCTGACTGGCAGGCTGAAGTGCTTCAGACAGATGCAGCCATAAATCCTGGCAATAGTGGAGGAGCCTTGATCAATATCGAGGGACAGGTCATTGGCATCAACTCGATGAAAATTGCCCAGAGTGCCGTAGAAGGAATCGGATTATCGATTCCTATCAATTACGCAGCTCCCATCATTGATGACCTTGAGAAGACCGGTGAAGTGAAAAGACCATTCATGGGCGTCGAATTGGCTTCTGTTAATGAGATTTCGTCCTATCATCAACAGAATACATTGAAGCTTCCTAAGGAAGTGAATTATGGTGTTGCAATCAGAGGCGTTGAGCCGAATTTCCCGGCAGACAAGGCTGGCCTGAAGGAATATGATGTCATTGTCGAAATGGACGGCGAAGATATTCGTGATGTCGTCGATTTGCGAAAGCATCTGTATAACAAAAAGAAGGTCGGCGACGATATGCAGGTCAAGTACTACCGAAATGGCCAGCTGCAAGAAACAACAATGAAGCTGGGTGGAGAAACTTTATAG